Proteins encoded within one genomic window of Cellulomonas xiejunii:
- a CDS encoding HAD family hydrolase, with protein sequence MSVAGRNGHRPDAAGHDVRLVASDLDGTLLGPDGTVSLRTAAALADAEAAGLDVVFVTARPHRWLAELAAHVAGHGVAICANGASVVDVAGLRVLEEHGMDRHRVTAVAQRLRAAWGADGVHLAVESADGFASEHGFVSEHVVPHASPIAARIEDVLPVTTLKLLLQAPGRAQDADAFVADAQAVLGDLAHVTSSAAGALGEIAAPGVTKAATLATWAAARGIAPAQVWAVGDAPNDLPMLGWAGRAFAVGNAHPAVRAAAHDTLPSNADDGVAVLLERAAAVARARAADGGRR encoded by the coding sequence ATGAGCGTCGCCGGCCGGAACGGCCACCGCCCCGACGCAGCCGGGCACGACGTGCGGCTCGTCGCCAGCGACCTCGACGGCACGCTCCTCGGCCCGGACGGCACGGTGTCGCTCCGGACCGCGGCCGCACTCGCGGACGCCGAGGCCGCGGGGCTGGACGTCGTGTTCGTCACCGCGCGGCCGCACCGCTGGCTCGCCGAGCTCGCCGCCCACGTCGCCGGTCACGGCGTGGCGATCTGCGCCAACGGGGCGTCCGTCGTGGACGTCGCGGGGCTTCGGGTGCTCGAGGAGCACGGCATGGACCGGCATCGCGTCACCGCTGTCGCGCAGCGCCTCCGTGCGGCGTGGGGAGCCGACGGCGTGCACCTGGCGGTGGAGAGCGCCGACGGCTTCGCGTCGGAGCACGGCTTCGTCTCCGAGCACGTCGTCCCGCACGCGAGCCCGATCGCGGCGCGGATCGAGGACGTCCTGCCCGTCACGACCCTCAAGCTCCTGCTGCAGGCACCGGGTCGCGCGCAGGACGCCGACGCGTTCGTCGCCGACGCGCAGGCGGTGCTCGGCGACCTCGCGCACGTCACGTCGTCCGCCGCCGGCGCGCTCGGCGAGATCGCGGCTCCGGGGGTGACGAAGGCGGCGACGCTCGCGACGTGGGCGGCAGCACGCGGGATCGCGCCGGCACAGGTCTGGGCGGTCGGTGACGCGCCCAACGACCTGCCGATGCTGGGCTGGGCCGGCCGGGCGTTCGCCGTCGGGAACGCTCACCCCGCGGTGCGAGCGGCGGCGCACGACACCCTGCCGTCGAACGCCGACGACGGGGTCGCCGTGCTGCTCGAGCGGGCTGCCGCGGTCGCGCGCGCCCGGGCCGCGGACGGCGGTCGTCGCTAG
- a CDS encoding DUF2550 domain-containing protein, with product MSGAAWVAVVVASLLVCACVVAALWLSRTRTLARRVGAFSCVLREVDRRGKTSWARGVGQYGAVTLYWWRRLSIMPRPARRWSRGSIVVLERTPAPPVQGRPPAVVARCRVVPSSGGAPREVRLRMSVDAYAGFTSWLEATPSRVGKVI from the coding sequence ATGAGCGGTGCGGCGTGGGTCGCCGTGGTCGTGGCATCGCTGCTGGTCTGTGCGTGCGTCGTCGCAGCGCTGTGGCTCTCGCGGACCCGCACGCTCGCCCGCCGGGTGGGGGCCTTCTCGTGCGTCCTGCGCGAGGTCGACCGGCGTGGCAAGACGTCGTGGGCGCGCGGCGTGGGGCAGTACGGTGCCGTGACCCTCTACTGGTGGCGGCGGCTGTCGATCATGCCGCGGCCCGCTCGGCGGTGGTCGCGCGGCAGCATCGTGGTGCTCGAGCGCACGCCTGCGCCGCCGGTGCAGGGCCGTCCGCCGGCCGTCGTGGCGCGCTGCCGCGTCGTCCCGTCCTCCGGAGGCGCACCCCGGGAGGTCCGGCTGCGGATGTCCGTCGACGCGTACGCGGGCTTCACGTCATGGCTCGAGGCGACGCCCTCCCGGGTCGGCAAGGTCATCTGA
- a CDS encoding LacI family DNA-binding transcriptional regulator, with product MATTIDDVARAAGVSTSTVSYVLSGKRPISEPTRQRVERAIRDLGYRPHAGARALASSRTDVLGLMAPLRVDVNFSVIMQFVTGVVSAARTYGHDVLLLTSDEIADMERVASGSMVDALVMMDVEADDPRVPVLTGLSQPAVLIGLPRDPEGLSCVDLDFAAAGRLAAQHLARLGHRRIALIGSPRAVMERHTSYAERMIEGFTRGVTESSLEGVVEACEASTAGASDAVDRVLARLPDVTALVVHNEVALPWVLATLRERGRHVPDDVSVVALCPSDVALGQLLPLTSIDIPAQAIGEVAVEMAMARVVRDEPAETRLLAPRLVERGSTVARPA from the coding sequence GTGGCCACCACCATCGACGACGTGGCACGGGCGGCGGGGGTCTCGACCTCGACCGTCTCCTACGTGCTGTCCGGCAAGCGACCCATCTCGGAGCCCACGCGGCAGCGGGTCGAACGTGCCATCCGTGACCTCGGCTACCGGCCGCACGCCGGGGCCCGGGCCCTCGCTTCCAGCCGGACCGACGTGCTCGGCCTCATGGCTCCGCTGCGCGTCGACGTCAACTTCTCCGTGATCATGCAGTTCGTCACCGGCGTCGTGTCCGCGGCCCGCACCTACGGCCACGACGTGCTCCTGCTCACGTCGGACGAGATCGCCGACATGGAGCGGGTCGCCTCCGGCTCCATGGTCGACGCGCTGGTGATGATGGACGTCGAGGCCGACGACCCGCGCGTGCCGGTCCTCACCGGCCTGAGCCAGCCCGCCGTCCTCATCGGCCTGCCGCGCGACCCCGAGGGCCTGTCGTGCGTGGACCTGGACTTCGCCGCCGCCGGTCGCCTCGCGGCGCAGCACCTCGCGCGCCTCGGCCACCGCCGGATCGCTCTCATCGGGTCGCCGCGTGCCGTGATGGAACGTCACACCTCGTACGCCGAGCGCATGATCGAGGGCTTCACCCGCGGCGTGACCGAGAGCAGCCTCGAGGGCGTCGTCGAGGCCTGCGAGGCGTCGACCGCCGGCGCGTCCGACGCCGTCGACCGGGTCCTGGCGCGCTTGCCCGACGTCACCGCGCTCGTCGTCCACAACGAGGTCGCGCTGCCCTGGGTGCTGGCCACGCTCCGGGAACGGGGTCGTCACGTGCCGGACGACGTCTCCGTCGTCGCACTCTGCCCGTCCGACGTCGCGCTGGGTCAGCTGCTGCCCCTGACGAGCATCGACATCCCGGCGCAGGCCATCGGTGAGGTCGCCGTCGAGATGGCCATGGCACGGGTCGTGCGCGACGAGCCCGCCGAGACGCGGCTGCTCGCACCTCGGCTCGTCGAGCGCGGGAGCACCGTGGCCCGCCCTGCCTGA
- a CDS encoding alpha/beta fold hydrolase — MTTTPIVLLHAFPLDHRMWGDVAADLGTTHRVLAPDLPVAADEPLPDPALEHAADHVAAVIRSAGYGPAVVAGLSMGGYVALALLERHPELVAGLALVDTKSTADTPEAAAKRRAVADDVQAAGTVDPVRGMPEVLLGETTRSARPDVVERVTAWIGEQDPARVAWAQRAMAARPDRTDVLAEFRGPVVVVVGDEDQVTGVDSAEHMTAAVDQALLVVVPRVGHLSAVEDPAAVRTALAELLQRVHEPSS; from the coding sequence ATGACCACGACCCCGATCGTCCTGCTGCACGCCTTCCCGCTCGACCACCGGATGTGGGGCGACGTCGCGGCGGACCTCGGGACGACGCACCGGGTCCTCGCCCCGGACCTGCCGGTCGCAGCGGACGAGCCGCTGCCGGACCCGGCCCTGGAGCACGCGGCCGACCACGTGGCGGCCGTGATCCGCAGCGCGGGGTACGGGCCTGCCGTGGTCGCCGGGCTCTCGATGGGTGGCTACGTGGCCCTCGCCCTCCTCGAGCGCCATCCCGAGCTCGTGGCCGGGCTCGCTCTCGTCGACACCAAGTCGACCGCCGACACGCCCGAGGCGGCGGCGAAGCGCCGTGCCGTCGCGGACGACGTCCAGGCCGCCGGTACCGTCGACCCCGTCCGCGGCATGCCCGAGGTGCTGCTGGGGGAGACGACGCGCAGCGCGCGCCCGGACGTGGTCGAGCGCGTGACCGCGTGGATCGGCGAGCAGGACCCCGCGCGGGTCGCCTGGGCGCAGCGGGCGATGGCCGCACGCCCCGACCGCACGGACGTGCTGGCGGAGTTCCGCGGTCCGGTCGTGGTGGTCGTCGGGGACGAGGACCAGGTCACGGGCGTCGACTCCGCCGAGCACATGACGGCCGCGGTGGACCAGGCACTGCTCGTCGTGGTGCCGCGGGTGGGGCACCTGTCGGCCGTCGAGGACCCCGCTGCGGTGCGTACCGCGCTGGCCGAGCTGCTGCAGCGGGTCCACGAGCCCTCGAGCTGA
- a CDS encoding GH1 family beta-glucosidase, whose product MTRTTRPSGRQFPGDFLWGSATASYQIEGAVDEDGRAPSIWDTFSHTPGKVLDGDTGDVAVDHYHRVPEDVAIMQDLGLQAYRFSVAWPRIVPAGTGEVNQAGLDFYSDLVDRLVAAGIEPVVTLYHWDLPQALEDEGGWTNRATAYAFAEYARIVARALGDRIHLWTTLNEPWCSSFLGYGSGVHAPGVTDPAAALAAVHHLNLAHGLAATAIREELGADTPVSITLNLHVTRAASYDPADIEAKRRIDTIANEVFLGPLLEGAYPERVFADTASVSDWSFIQDGDLELIQVPIDLLGVNYYSTGRVQHGTPPVGDGTPGPDGHRSSEVSAWVGADQVEWLKQPGPYTAMGWNIEPQGLVDLLLELHERYPALPLAVTENGAAFYDTVTEDGRVHDAERVAYLHDHLDAIGEAMDKGVDVRGYFVWSLFDNFEWAYGYDRRFGVVHVDYDTQVRTLKDSARWYRELVRTGEIPTPESAATL is encoded by the coding sequence ATGACCCGCACGACGAGGCCGTCCGGCCGCCAGTTCCCCGGCGACTTCCTCTGGGGTTCGGCGACCGCGTCGTACCAGATCGAGGGGGCGGTCGACGAGGACGGCCGCGCCCCGTCGATCTGGGACACCTTCTCCCACACGCCTGGCAAGGTGCTGGACGGTGACACCGGTGACGTGGCGGTCGACCACTACCACCGGGTTCCCGAGGACGTGGCCATCATGCAGGACCTCGGTCTGCAGGCCTACCGGTTCTCCGTCGCCTGGCCGCGCATCGTCCCCGCGGGCACCGGTGAGGTGAACCAGGCCGGCCTGGACTTCTACTCCGACCTCGTGGACCGGCTCGTCGCCGCGGGCATCGAGCCCGTGGTGACGCTGTACCACTGGGACCTGCCGCAGGCGCTCGAGGACGAGGGCGGGTGGACCAACCGCGCCACGGCCTACGCGTTCGCGGAGTATGCCCGCATCGTCGCCCGTGCGCTGGGCGACCGCATCCACCTGTGGACCACGCTCAACGAGCCGTGGTGCTCGTCGTTCCTCGGCTACGGCTCAGGGGTGCACGCCCCCGGTGTCACGGACCCGGCGGCGGCCCTCGCTGCCGTCCACCACCTCAACCTCGCCCACGGTCTCGCGGCCACCGCGATCCGCGAGGAGCTGGGCGCGGACACCCCGGTCTCCATCACGCTCAACCTGCACGTCACGCGCGCGGCGTCCTACGACCCGGCCGACATCGAGGCCAAGCGCCGGATCGACACGATCGCGAACGAGGTCTTCCTCGGGCCGCTCCTCGAGGGCGCCTACCCCGAGCGCGTGTTCGCGGACACGGCGTCCGTCAGCGACTGGTCGTTCATCCAGGACGGCGACCTCGAGCTCATCCAGGTCCCGATCGACCTGCTGGGCGTCAACTACTACTCGACCGGGCGCGTGCAGCACGGCACCCCGCCCGTCGGTGACGGCACGCCGGGTCCCGACGGTCATCGCTCGTCCGAGGTGAGCGCCTGGGTCGGGGCCGACCAGGTCGAGTGGCTCAAGCAGCCCGGCCCGTACACGGCCATGGGGTGGAACATCGAGCCCCAGGGCCTCGTGGACCTGCTCCTCGAGCTGCACGAGCGCTACCCGGCTCTGCCCCTCGCCGTGACCGAGAACGGCGCCGCGTTCTACGACACCGTCACCGAGGACGGCCGCGTCCACGACGCGGAGCGCGTCGCCTACCTCCACGACCACCTCGACGCCATCGGCGAGGCGATGGACAAGGGCGTCGACGTGCGCGGCTACTTCGTGTGGTCGCTCTTCGACAACTTCGAGTGGGCGTACGGGTACGACCGCCGCTTCGGGGTCGTCCACGTCGACTACGACACCCAGGTGCGCACCCTCAAGGACTCCGCCCGCTGGTACCGGGAGCTCGTCCGCACGGGCGAGATCCCCACGCCGGAGTCCGCCGCCACCCTGTGA
- a CDS encoding F0F1 ATP synthase subunit epsilon: MAQLEVDVVAADGKVWSGAARQVSAPAAEGDIGILVGHTPILSVLRPGAVRVLPAGGGAPLSWDVDGGFLSVDSDQVTIVVDSVSRAADTARTGR; encoded by the coding sequence GTGGCACAGCTCGAGGTCGACGTCGTCGCAGCGGACGGCAAGGTGTGGTCCGGCGCCGCGCGTCAGGTGTCGGCGCCGGCCGCCGAAGGTGATATCGGCATCCTCGTCGGGCACACGCCGATCCTGTCCGTGCTGCGGCCGGGCGCGGTCCGCGTGCTCCCGGCGGGTGGTGGCGCGCCGCTCTCCTGGGACGTCGACGGTGGGTTCCTGTCCGTCGACTCGGATCAGGTGACGATCGTGGTCGACTCGGTCTCGAGGGCGGCGGACACCGCCCGGACCGGGCGCTGA
- a CDS encoding N-acetylglucosamine-6-phosphate deacetylase: MAVGPSEAPGALTVRGDVVTPSGVLPDGLVVARDGRVVWVGPADDAPLGDLPPAPPAGTRVLPGLVDLHCHGGGGASFPDATGPDDVRRVADEHLRHGTTTLVASLVTAPRAVLLARTALLAAAAREGVVAGIHLEGPFLSRARAGAQHPDDMVDGDADLVRELAVAAQGHLVSMTLAPEVPGVADGGDDVLAALVAAGALPSVGHTDASAERVDAAVARAFDLLATSARARGARPTATHLFNGMPPLHHRDPGPVAACLGAAARGELVVELVADGTHLAPATVRAVMELVGPDGAVLVTDAIAAAGMADGDYRLGPQGVRVEGGVARVLVDLPGGRPGTGAIAGGLAHLLDVVRATVAAGVPLLDAVRAASATPAQVLGRHDVGALVAGRRADLVVTTADLRPVRVARDGSWVA; this comes from the coding sequence ATGGCAGTCGGACCCTCGGAAGCTCCCGGCGCGCTCACGGTGCGCGGTGACGTGGTGACGCCGAGCGGCGTGCTGCCCGATGGGCTCGTCGTGGCTCGTGACGGACGGGTCGTGTGGGTGGGGCCTGCGGACGACGCACCCCTGGGGGACCTGCCGCCCGCGCCGCCCGCGGGGACGCGTGTGCTGCCCGGGCTGGTCGACCTGCACTGCCACGGCGGCGGGGGAGCGAGCTTCCCCGACGCGACGGGGCCCGACGACGTCCGCCGCGTCGCGGACGAGCACCTGCGCCACGGGACGACGACGCTCGTCGCGTCCCTCGTGACCGCTCCGCGGGCCGTGCTGCTCGCCCGTACCGCGCTGCTCGCGGCGGCCGCGCGAGAGGGTGTGGTGGCCGGGATCCACCTGGAGGGGCCGTTCCTCTCCCGCGCGCGCGCCGGGGCGCAGCACCCGGACGACATGGTCGACGGTGACGCGGACCTGGTCCGCGAGCTGGCTGTCGCGGCGCAGGGGCACCTGGTCTCGATGACGCTCGCGCCGGAGGTCCCGGGGGTGGCGGACGGGGGTGACGACGTCCTGGCCGCGCTCGTGGCGGCCGGTGCGCTGCCGTCGGTGGGGCACACGGATGCGTCCGCCGAGCGCGTCGACGCCGCCGTCGCTCGCGCGTTCGACCTGTTGGCGACGTCGGCCCGGGCACGCGGCGCACGCCCGACGGCGACGCACCTGTTCAACGGCATGCCCCCGCTGCACCACCGTGATCCGGGACCGGTGGCTGCGTGCCTCGGCGCCGCAGCCCGCGGCGAGCTCGTCGTCGAGCTGGTCGCCGACGGCACCCACCTCGCGCCGGCGACCGTGCGGGCCGTCATGGAGCTCGTGGGGCCGGACGGCGCCGTGCTGGTCACGGACGCCATCGCGGCCGCGGGGATGGCCGACGGCGACTACCGCCTGGGACCGCAGGGCGTGCGGGTCGAGGGCGGTGTGGCCCGGGTCCTCGTGGACCTGCCGGGGGGTAGGCCCGGAACCGGCGCGATCGCCGGCGGCCTCGCGCACCTGCTCGACGTCGTGCGCGCGACCGTCGCGGCCGGGGTTCCCCTCCTCGACGCGGTCCGGGCGGCGTCGGCGACGCCGGCGCAGGTCCTGGGGCGCCACGACGTGGGTGCGCTGGTCGCGGGCCGGCGGGCCGACCTCGTGGTCACGACGGCGGACCTGCGTCCCGTCCGCGTCGCGCGTGACGGGTCCTGGGTGGCCTGA
- the nucS gene encoding endonuclease NucS, with product MRLVVAECAARYTGRLAAHLPRARRLVVVKADGSVLLHSDGGSYKPLNWMSPPCSLVVGEPDADQRAAGVTQVWTVQHAKSDDRLVIDLYDVHHDSAHELGVDPGLVKDGVEAHLQELLAAQIVLLGTGHTLVRREYPTAIGPVDILAKSPDGGTVAVEIKRRGDIDGVEQLTRYLELLNRDPLLSPVRGVFAAQEIKPQARVLAVDRGISCLVLDYDAMRGVDDVDSRLF from the coding sequence ATGCGCCTGGTCGTCGCGGAGTGTGCCGCGCGGTACACGGGCAGGCTCGCGGCGCACCTGCCACGCGCCCGTCGGCTCGTCGTCGTCAAGGCGGACGGGTCCGTGCTCCTGCACTCGGACGGCGGTTCCTACAAGCCGCTGAACTGGATGAGTCCTCCCTGCTCGCTCGTGGTGGGTGAGCCCGACGCGGACCAGCGCGCGGCGGGCGTGACGCAGGTGTGGACGGTGCAGCACGCCAAGTCCGACGACCGTCTCGTGATCGACCTGTACGACGTGCACCACGACAGCGCCCATGAGCTCGGTGTCGACCCGGGCCTGGTGAAGGACGGTGTCGAGGCGCACCTGCAGGAGCTGCTCGCCGCGCAGATCGTGCTGCTCGGGACGGGCCACACACTGGTGCGCCGGGAGTACCCGACCGCCATCGGACCGGTCGACATCCTCGCCAAGTCCCCGGACGGGGGCACGGTGGCGGTCGAGATCAAGCGCCGGGGCGACATCGACGGCGTCGAGCAGCTCACGCGCTACCTGGAGCTGCTCAACCGGGACCCCCTGCTGAGCCCGGTGCGCGGAGTCTTCGCGGCCCAGGAGATCAAGCCGCAGGCGCGCGTCCTCGCGGTGGACCGTGGCATCTCCTGCCTCGTCCTCGACTACGACGCGATGCGTGGTGTCGACGATGTCGACTCGCGGCTGTTCTGA
- a CDS encoding tetratricopeptide repeat protein — protein MSQPSQQPRPPLDARGAVDLSTLVRPATPPPGSPGGLEAAAAYVRDVDQTTFADVVQSSTQHPVVVVLWAPWSEVSQQVAADLAALAEEDAGRWLLARIDAEGNPQVAAAFQAQSVPTVIALLAGQPVPLFQGAYPRDQVRAVLDQLLAAAEANGVTGRVSGGPAPTPEPEPALPPLHQAAYDAIERDDLPAARAAYEQALRENPRDAMARAGLAQVGLMERTAQADTRAVREAAAAHPDDLDAQLAVADLDVFGGAVEDAFARLVELVRRTTGEDRERVRLRLVDLFEVLGAADPRVVAARRALAAALY, from the coding sequence ATGTCGCAGCCGTCGCAGCAGCCCCGACCGCCCCTCGACGCGCGCGGCGCGGTCGACCTGTCGACGCTCGTGCGTCCGGCGACCCCGCCCCCCGGCAGCCCCGGCGGGTTGGAGGCCGCGGCCGCCTACGTGCGCGACGTCGACCAGACGACCTTCGCCGACGTGGTGCAGTCCTCGACCCAGCACCCGGTGGTCGTGGTGCTGTGGGCGCCTTGGAGCGAGGTCAGCCAGCAGGTGGCCGCCGACCTCGCCGCCCTGGCGGAGGAGGACGCGGGCCGGTGGCTCCTCGCGCGCATCGACGCGGAGGGCAACCCCCAGGTGGCCGCGGCCTTCCAGGCGCAGTCCGTCCCGACGGTCATCGCGCTGCTCGCGGGGCAGCCCGTCCCGCTGTTCCAGGGTGCGTACCCGCGTGACCAGGTGCGGGCGGTCCTCGACCAGCTGCTCGCGGCGGCTGAGGCGAACGGTGTGACCGGCCGGGTGAGCGGTGGTCCGGCTCCGACGCCGGAGCCGGAGCCGGCTCTGCCGCCCCTGCACCAGGCGGCCTATGACGCGATCGAGCGTGACGACCTCCCCGCAGCCCGCGCCGCCTACGAGCAGGCGCTGCGGGAGAACCCCCGGGACGCCATGGCGCGCGCGGGGCTGGCACAGGTCGGTCTGATGGAGCGGACGGCGCAGGCCGACACCCGCGCCGTCCGTGAGGCCGCGGCCGCCCATCCCGACGACCTCGACGCACAGCTCGCGGTGGCCGACCTCGACGTCTTCGGTGGTGCGGTCGAGGACGCTTTCGCGCGGCTCGTCGAGCTGGTCCGGCGGACCACCGGTGAGGACCGCGAGCGTGTCCGGCTGCGGCTCGTGGACCTGTTCGAGGTTCTCGGCGCCGCCGATCCTCGCGTCGTCGCGGCCCGCCGAGCGCTCGCTGCTGCCCTCTACTGA